In one Cyprinus carpio isolate SPL01 chromosome B2, ASM1834038v1, whole genome shotgun sequence genomic region, the following are encoded:
- the LOC109102851 gene encoding PWWP domain-containing DNA repair factor 3A-like → MSSALRQRNPHRTCRTILEVPSELHKPVSGDKASLLHGKGTMVSQELNSAESRVRRSTKKEKQNALPDLSACLQKSAHQLNGLVSSKSHELEAMVLQKMTTPKCRSETLIMSRKGRKNKVVQPSEKEEAASKACSDELGHSEHNSCPEQHLRSQKTKGTCYQHSKKTQNSRTPSDVSTGLHTCTTSPLHDEEISSCHTNGDCSFIPRTPKRGRPRKRPLFSSTPTSDFQPLSPKKSKNRCTQHSHQNEKESSRVKTPPTDVTPSRPQRLMAAGRPRGRKKKNVKKQLIVSPSVKQCRKRATSDLESPQEEPAVEMLPPNEAHVETHMPEPQESDQNMSSDLSIELSLQEKPHPLNSSLFMEEEDLDDDDEELPSFLQQDNKKPLSISEGLCVWCKLRKYPYWPAVVKSVNHKNKKASIVFIDCYLIDQKRNRKGFSVSLRNLKPFDCEECEHLVDIAKERFGNAVTWSLELISDYRIRIGCGSFSGSFIEYCAADISCPVRRQYSEGKSVLTFPSQGILGVQCDSSENNTEDIIVEEQDELLSKKVLPDRSKAARNRANKQLVDFIIRRKVENRLLAVISGRESSKWMHALQKPSPPVVDVYLEDEEQVDEVYRYLTKVCDSAPQINTCLENIQADRIRLILDVLLPEAIIYAIAGVHKLSLELAEEKYRRGPCFSNRERQEFDMMIEQQVKLKEITRHHMQ, encoded by the exons ATGAGCTCTGCTCTCCGACAAAGGAATCCTCACAGGACCTGTCGCACCATTTTGGAAGTTCCTTCAGAACTTCACAAACCTGTTTCAGGTGACAAAGCTTCCCTCTTGCATGGTAAAGGAACCATGGTGTCTCAAGAGCTGAATTCTGCAGAATCACGTGTACGGAGATCAAccaagaaagagaaacaaaatgcTCTTCCTGACCTGTCAGCTTGTTTACAGAAATCAGCACATCAACTAAATGGACTGGTGTCTTCAAAGTCACATGAACTTGAGGCGATGGTGCTTCAAAAAATGACCACCCCCAAATGTCGATCAGAGACATTAATAATGTCTCGTAagggaagaaaaaataaagtcGTTCAACCCAGTGAGAAAGAAGAAGCTGCTAGCAAAGCTTGTTCAGATGAACTGGGCCATTCTGAACACAACTCTTGTCCAGAACAACACTTACGCTCTCAAAAAACAAAAGGGACATGTTATCAGCACtctaaaaaaactcaaaacagtcGGACCCCCTCTGATGTTTCTACAGGGCTTCACACATGTACTACATCTCCTCTTCATGACGAGGAGATCTCCTCCTGCCACACTAACGGTGATTGTAGCTTTATACCACGCACCCCGAAACGGGGCAGGCCCCGGAAAAGGCCTCTTTTCAGCTCCACACCGACCTCAGACTTCCAACCCCTGTCTCCAAAAAAATCTAAGAATCGTTGCACACAACATAGTCATCAGAATGAAAAAGAGTCCAGTCGAGTAAAG ACGCCTCCTACAGACGTTACGCCGTCTAGACCTCAGAGGCTCATGGCAGCAGGGAGGCCAAGAGGTCGCAAGAAAAAGAACGTGAAGAAACAGCTAATTGTCTCTCCATCAGTGAAACAATGCAGGAAGAGGGCAACATCTGATCTAGAATCTCCTCAGGAAGAGCCAGCTGTTGAGATGCTGCCTCCAAATGAAGCTCACGTTGAAACCCACATGCCAGAGCCACAGGAATCAG ATCAAAACATGTCCTCTGACCTCTCCATTGAGCTCAGTCTGCAAGAGAAGCCTCATCCTCTTAACAGCTCTCTCTTCATGGAGGAAGAGGACCTAGACGACGATGATGAGGAGCTGCCCAGCTTTTTGCAACAGGACAATAAAA AGCCTTTGTCAATCTCAGAGGGACTTTGCGTGTGGTGCAAACTGAGGAAATATCCCTACTGGCCTGCAGTG GTTAAAAGTGTGAATCACAAGAATAAAAAAGCCAGCATTGTATTTATTGATTGTTACCTAATCGACCAGAAGAGAAATAGAAAAGG gTTTTCTGTTTCCCTGCGAAACTTAAAACCTTTTGATTGTGAAGAATGTGAACATTTGGTG GACATTGCAAAAGAGAGGTTTGGCAATGCTGTTACCTGGTCTCTGGAACTGATATCAGACTATAGGATCCGCATTG GATGTGGATCCTTCTCTGGCTCCTTCATTGAATACTGTGCTGCTGACATCA GTTGTCCAGTGCGGAGGCAGTACTCCGAGGGGAAATCTGTGCTCACCTTCCCCAGTCAGGGGATTCTGGGTGTGCAGTGTGACAGCTCTGAAAATAACACTGAGGACATCATCGTGGAAGAGCAAGATGAGCTTCTCTCCAAGAAAGTGCTGCCCGACCGATCCAAGGCTGCACGGAACCGTGCCAACAAGCAGTTGGTTGACTTCATCATCAGACGAAAAGTTGAAAACCGCTTATTG GCAGTCATTAGCGGTCGTGAGTCCTCTAAATGGATGCATGCCCTCCAGAAGCCTTCTCCCCCAGTGGTTGATGTCTACCTGGAAGATGAGGAGCAGGTTGATGAGGTTTACCGCTACCTGACCAAAGTCTGTGATAGTGCCCCTCAAATAAACACCTGTCTTGAAAACATCCAGGCCGACCGGATACGCCTTATTCTTGATGTGCTTCTGCCTGAG GCCATAATCTATGCCATTGCTGGAGTCCACAAGCTTTCCCTGGAGTTGGCAGAGGAGAAGTATCGCAGAGGGCCGTGCTTTAGTAACAG AGAAAGACAGGAGTTTGACATGATGATTGAACAGCAGGTGAAGCTCAAGGAAATCACCCGGCATCATATGCAGTGA